In a single window of the Lagenorhynchus albirostris chromosome 19, mLagAlb1.1, whole genome shotgun sequence genome:
- the CDK10 gene encoding cyclin-dependent kinase 10 isoform X4 has protein sequence MDKEKDGVPISSLREITLLLRLRHPNIVELKEVVVGNHLESIFLVMGYCEQDLASLLENMPTPFSEAQVKCIVLQVLRGLQYLHRNFIIHRDLKVSNLLMTDKGCVKTADFGLARAYGIPLKPMTPKVVTLWYRAPELLLGTTTQTTSIDMWAVGCILAELLAHKPLLPGASEIHQVDLIVQLLGTPSENIWPGFSQLPLVSQYSLRKQPYNNLKHRFPWLSEAGLRLLNLLFMYDPKKRATAGDCLESSYFKEKPLPCEPELMPTFPHHRNKRAAPATSSGAESQSRRCKP, from the exons ATGGACAAGGAGAAGGATG GGGTCCCCATCAGCAGCCTTCGAGAGATCACGCTTCTCCTTCGCCTCCGCCATCCGAACATCGTGGAGCTGAAGGAGGTGGTTGTGGGGAACCACCTGGAGAG CATCTTCCTGGTGATGGGTTACTGTGAGCAGGACCTGGCCAGCCTTCTGGAGAACATGCCGACACCCTTCTCTGAGGCGCAG GTCAAGTGCATCGTGCTGCAGGTGCTCCGGGGCCTCCAGTACTTGCACCGGAACTTCATCATCCACAG GGATCTGAAGGTCTCCAACTTGCTCATGACGGATAAGGGCTGCGTGAAGACAG CGGATTTCGGCCTGGCCCGGGCCTATGGCATCCCGCTGAAGCCAATGACCCCCAAGGTGGTCACCCTCTG GTACCGAGCCCCTGAACTGCTGCTGGGGACCACCACGCAGACCACCAGCATCGACATGTG GGCCGTGGGCTGCATCCTGGCCGAGCTGCTGGCCCATAAGCCCCTTCTGCCCGGCGCTTCCGAGATCCACCAGGTGGACCTGATCGTACAGCTGCTGGGGACACCCAGTGAGAACATCTGGCCG GGCTTCTCCCAGCTGCCGCTGGTGAGCCAGTACAGTCTGAGGAAGCAGCCCTACAACAACCTGAAGCACAGGTTCCCGTGGCTCTCGGAGGCCGGCCTGCGCCTGCTGAACCTTCTCTTCATGTACGACCCCAAGAAAAG GGCGACGGCCGGCGACTGCCTGGAGAGCTCCTACTTCAAGGAGAAGCCCCTGC cctgcGAGCCGGAGCTCATGCCCACTTTCCCCCACCACCGCAACAAGCGTGCTGCCCCGGCCACATCCTCAGGCGCTGAGAGCCAGAGCCGGCGCTGCAAGCCCTGA
- the CDK10 gene encoding cyclin-dependent kinase 10 isoform X2 — protein MGEPEPEPEQIRLKCIRKEGFFTVPPEHRLGRCRSVKEFEKLNRIGEGTYGIVYRARDTQTDEIVALKKVRMDKEKDGVPISSLREITLLLRLRHPNIVELKEVVVGNHLESIFLVMGYCEQDLASLLENMPTPFSEAQVKCIVLQVLRGLQYLHRNFIIHRDLKVSNLLMTDKGCVKTADFGLARAYGIPLKPMTPKVVTLWYRAPELLLGTTTQTTSIDMWAVGCILAELLAHKPLLPGASEIHQVDLIVQLLGTPSENIWPGFSQLPLVSQYSLRKQPYNNLKHRFPWLSEAGLRLLNLLFMYDPKKRATAGDCLESSYFKEKPLPCEPELMPTFPHHRNKRAAPATSSGAESQSRRCKP, from the exons ATGGgggagccggagccggagccggaACAGATCCGTCTGAAGTGTATCCGTAAGGAAGGCTTCTTCACGGTGCCTCCAGAGCACAGG CTGGGACGGTGCCGGAGCGTGAAGGAGTTTGAGAAGCTGAACCGCATTGGGGAAGGCACCTACGGCATTGTGT ACAGGGCCCGGGATACCCAAACGGATGAGATTGTTGCCCTGAAGAAAGTGCGGATGGACAAGGAGAAGGATG GGGTCCCCATCAGCAGCCTTCGAGAGATCACGCTTCTCCTTCGCCTCCGCCATCCGAACATCGTGGAGCTGAAGGAGGTGGTTGTGGGGAACCACCTGGAGAG CATCTTCCTGGTGATGGGTTACTGTGAGCAGGACCTGGCCAGCCTTCTGGAGAACATGCCGACACCCTTCTCTGAGGCGCAG GTCAAGTGCATCGTGCTGCAGGTGCTCCGGGGCCTCCAGTACTTGCACCGGAACTTCATCATCCACAG GGATCTGAAGGTCTCCAACTTGCTCATGACGGATAAGGGCTGCGTGAAGACAG CGGATTTCGGCCTGGCCCGGGCCTATGGCATCCCGCTGAAGCCAATGACCCCCAAGGTGGTCACCCTCTG GTACCGAGCCCCTGAACTGCTGCTGGGGACCACCACGCAGACCACCAGCATCGACATGTG GGCCGTGGGCTGCATCCTGGCCGAGCTGCTGGCCCATAAGCCCCTTCTGCCCGGCGCTTCCGAGATCCACCAGGTGGACCTGATCGTACAGCTGCTGGGGACACCCAGTGAGAACATCTGGCCG GGCTTCTCCCAGCTGCCGCTGGTGAGCCAGTACAGTCTGAGGAAGCAGCCCTACAACAACCTGAAGCACAGGTTCCCGTGGCTCTCGGAGGCCGGCCTGCGCCTGCTGAACCTTCTCTTCATGTACGACCCCAAGAAAAG GGCGACGGCCGGCGACTGCCTGGAGAGCTCCTACTTCAAGGAGAAGCCCCTGC cctgcGAGCCGGAGCTCATGCCCACTTTCCCCCACCACCGCAACAAGCGTGCTGCCCCGGCCACATCCTCAGGCGCTGAGAGCCAGAGCCGGCGCTGCAAGCCCTGA
- the CDK10 gene encoding cyclin-dependent kinase 10 isoform X3 produces MGEPEPEPEQIRLKCIRKEGFFTVPPEHRLGRCRSVKEFEKLNRIGEGTYGIVYRARDTQTDEIVALKKVRMDKEKDGVPISSLREITLLLRLRHPNIVELKEVVVGNHLESIFLVMGYCEQDLASLLENMPTPFSEAQVKCIVLQVLRGLQYLHRNFIIHRDLKVSNLLMTDKGCVKTADFGLARAYGIPLKPMTPKVVTLWYRAPELLLGTTTQTTSIDMWAVGCILAELLAHKPLLPGASEIHQVDLIVQLLGTPSENIWPGFSQLPLVSQYSLRKQPYNNLKHRFPWLSEAGLRLLNLLFMATAGDCLESSYFKEKPLPCEPELMPTFPHHRNKRAAPATSSGAESQSRRCKP; encoded by the exons ATGGgggagccggagccggagccggaACAGATCCGTCTGAAGTGTATCCGTAAGGAAGGCTTCTTCACGGTGCCTCCAGAGCACAGG CTGGGACGGTGCCGGAGCGTGAAGGAGTTTGAGAAGCTGAACCGCATTGGGGAAGGCACCTACGGCATTGTGT ACAGGGCCCGGGATACCCAAACGGATGAGATTGTTGCCCTGAAGAAAGTGCGGATGGACAAGGAGAAGGATG GGGTCCCCATCAGCAGCCTTCGAGAGATCACGCTTCTCCTTCGCCTCCGCCATCCGAACATCGTGGAGCTGAAGGAGGTGGTTGTGGGGAACCACCTGGAGAG CATCTTCCTGGTGATGGGTTACTGTGAGCAGGACCTGGCCAGCCTTCTGGAGAACATGCCGACACCCTTCTCTGAGGCGCAG GTCAAGTGCATCGTGCTGCAGGTGCTCCGGGGCCTCCAGTACTTGCACCGGAACTTCATCATCCACAG GGATCTGAAGGTCTCCAACTTGCTCATGACGGATAAGGGCTGCGTGAAGACAG CGGATTTCGGCCTGGCCCGGGCCTATGGCATCCCGCTGAAGCCAATGACCCCCAAGGTGGTCACCCTCTG GTACCGAGCCCCTGAACTGCTGCTGGGGACCACCACGCAGACCACCAGCATCGACATGTG GGCCGTGGGCTGCATCCTGGCCGAGCTGCTGGCCCATAAGCCCCTTCTGCCCGGCGCTTCCGAGATCCACCAGGTGGACCTGATCGTACAGCTGCTGGGGACACCCAGTGAGAACATCTGGCCG GGCTTCTCCCAGCTGCCGCTGGTGAGCCAGTACAGTCTGAGGAAGCAGCCCTACAACAACCTGAAGCACAGGTTCCCGTGGCTCTCGGAGGCCGGCCTGCGCCTGCTGAACCTTCTCTTCAT GGCGACGGCCGGCGACTGCCTGGAGAGCTCCTACTTCAAGGAGAAGCCCCTGC cctgcGAGCCGGAGCTCATGCCCACTTTCCCCCACCACCGCAACAAGCGTGCTGCCCCGGCCACATCCTCAGGCGCTGAGAGCCAGAGCCGGCGCTGCAAGCCCTGA
- the CDK10 gene encoding cyclin-dependent kinase 10 isoform X1 encodes MGSGGGGAELGMGEPEPEPEQIRLKCIRKEGFFTVPPEHRLGRCRSVKEFEKLNRIGEGTYGIVYRARDTQTDEIVALKKVRMDKEKDGVPISSLREITLLLRLRHPNIVELKEVVVGNHLESIFLVMGYCEQDLASLLENMPTPFSEAQVKCIVLQVLRGLQYLHRNFIIHRDLKVSNLLMTDKGCVKTADFGLARAYGIPLKPMTPKVVTLWYRAPELLLGTTTQTTSIDMWAVGCILAELLAHKPLLPGASEIHQVDLIVQLLGTPSENIWPGFSQLPLVSQYSLRKQPYNNLKHRFPWLSEAGLRLLNLLFMYDPKKRATAGDCLESSYFKEKPLRESPPPPGWRLAGGPCPGRGRCWAGGQWGPSRHGLLVPQEPCAGPGGEQREAWGALPTRR; translated from the exons ATGGGAAGTGGGGGGGGTGGGGCTGAGCTCGGCATGGgggagccggagccggagccggaACAGATCCGTCTGAAGTGTATCCGTAAGGAAGGCTTCTTCACGGTGCCTCCAGAGCACAGG CTGGGACGGTGCCGGAGCGTGAAGGAGTTTGAGAAGCTGAACCGCATTGGGGAAGGCACCTACGGCATTGTGT ACAGGGCCCGGGATACCCAAACGGATGAGATTGTTGCCCTGAAGAAAGTGCGGATGGACAAGGAGAAGGATG GGGTCCCCATCAGCAGCCTTCGAGAGATCACGCTTCTCCTTCGCCTCCGCCATCCGAACATCGTGGAGCTGAAGGAGGTGGTTGTGGGGAACCACCTGGAGAG CATCTTCCTGGTGATGGGTTACTGTGAGCAGGACCTGGCCAGCCTTCTGGAGAACATGCCGACACCCTTCTCTGAGGCGCAG GTCAAGTGCATCGTGCTGCAGGTGCTCCGGGGCCTCCAGTACTTGCACCGGAACTTCATCATCCACAG GGATCTGAAGGTCTCCAACTTGCTCATGACGGATAAGGGCTGCGTGAAGACAG CGGATTTCGGCCTGGCCCGGGCCTATGGCATCCCGCTGAAGCCAATGACCCCCAAGGTGGTCACCCTCTG GTACCGAGCCCCTGAACTGCTGCTGGGGACCACCACGCAGACCACCAGCATCGACATGTG GGCCGTGGGCTGCATCCTGGCCGAGCTGCTGGCCCATAAGCCCCTTCTGCCCGGCGCTTCCGAGATCCACCAGGTGGACCTGATCGTACAGCTGCTGGGGACACCCAGTGAGAACATCTGGCCG GGCTTCTCCCAGCTGCCGCTGGTGAGCCAGTACAGTCTGAGGAAGCAGCCCTACAACAACCTGAAGCACAGGTTCCCGTGGCTCTCGGAGGCCGGCCTGCGCCTGCTGAACCTTCTCTTCATGTACGACCCCAAGAAAAG GGCGACGGCCGGCGACTGCCTGGAGAGCTCCTACTTCAAGGAGAAGCCCCTGCGTgagtctcccccaccccctggctgGCGCTTGGCTGGGGGTCCCTGTCCGGGCCGGGGCCGCTGTTGGGCAGGTGGGCAGTGGGGCCCGAGCAGGCACGGGCTGCTCGTGCCGCAGGAACCGTGTGCAGGGCcaggaggggagcagagggaggcGTGGGGGGCCCTCCCCACCCGGCGCTGA